From a region of the Danio aesculapii chromosome 4, fDanAes4.1, whole genome shotgun sequence genome:
- the LOC130223499 gene encoding gastrula zinc finger protein XlCGF57.1-like, giving the protein MALLKWRLKTLKIEETFTVKQEDLQEQTDLMVLKEETHQQNEIEEKQQKPPKIMTDEKPTLTKKTSSHGRPRKSKSGCNFSCKQCRKSFSQKSSLDVHMKVHTRKKPCTCKQCGKSFNSTGNLTRHMRIHTGERPYMCQQCGKSFYHAGNLAEHMRIHTGEKPYSCPQCGKSFRQNGTFKVHMRIHTREQPYSCEQCGKSFGQIQDFKTHMRIHTGEKPFSCKQCGKSFRKKPNLDVHMRVHTGEKPNTCKQCGKSFSRKQSLKTHMRIHSGERPYTCQQCGKSFYNPRSLALHMRIHTGERPYTCQQCGKSFYNPRSLALHMRIHTGEKPFSCKHCRKSFSLKQNLNVHMRVHTREKPYTCEQCGKSFGKKQDLEIHIRIHTGEKPYTCTECGKSFPYKSTLKHHMISHTGQKPFVCAQCGKSFTTKGSLKNHMDGHTGTIVFTCDECGKSLTRKDTIKQHMKTHSGERFRCSVMKTEERHFADACARQFLDVANQWGIADKISTIGTDSAPNMMAAGRILPFEHLPCVAHVVQRAIVMSLREGGFDGALAKCCKVVGHFKHSPANSDELNVQQASLGQVQESLVQDVPTRWNSTLEMIKRVRRNRDALHTTLSAEAQSGPPNKC; this is encoded by the exons atggcgttatTAAAGTGGAGACTGAAGAccctgaagattgaagaaacattcacagtcaaacaggaagatctgcaggaacaaacag acctgATGGTactgaaagaagagactcatcaACAGAATGAAATAGAAGAGAAACAGCAGAAACCCCCAAAAATAATGACTGATGAAAAACCTACACTGACTAAAAAGACTTCATCACACGGAAGACCTCGGAAATCCAAATCTGGGTGTAATTTTAGCTGTAAACAGTGtagaaagagtttcagtcaaaagtCAAGCCTTGATGTTCACATGAAAGTTCACACTAGGAAGAAACCTTGCACTTgcaaacagtgtggaaaaagcttcaatAGTACAGGAAACTTAACCaggcacatgagaattcacactggggagaggcCGTACatgtgccaacagtgtggaaaaagcttctatcATGCTGGAAACTTGGCAGAGCACATGAGAATTCATACCGGAGAGAAGCCTTactcttgccctcagtgtggaaagagttttaggcaaaatggcacctttaaagtccacatgagaattcacactagGGAGCAACCTTACAGCTGCGagcagtgtggaaagagttttggtcaaATACAAGACTTTAaaacccacatgagaattcacaccggagagaagcctttcagctgtaaacagtgtggaaagagtttcagaaaAAAGCCAAACCTTgatgttcacatgagagttcacactggggagaaaccaAACACCTgcaaacagtgtggaaagagttttagtcGAAAACAAAGCCTTAaaacccacatgagaattcactctggggagaggccgtacacatgccaacagtgtggaaaaagcttctataATCCAAGAAGCCTTGCactgcacatgagaattcacactggggagaggccgtacacatgccaacagtgtggaaaaagcttctataATCCAAGAAGCCTTGCactgcacatgagaattcacactggagagaagcctttcagctGTAAACATTGTAGAAAGAGTTTCAGTCTAAAGCAGAACCTGaatgttcacatgagagttcacactagggagaaaccttacacctgtgaacagtgtggaaagagttttggtaaAAAACAAGACCTTGAGATCCACAtaaggattcacactggagagaaaccttacacatgcacagagtgtggtaaaagtttcCCATATAAAAGCACACTCAAACACCACATGATAAGTCACACCGGACAGAAGCCGTTTGTAtgtgctcagtgtggaaagagcttcacaaccaaaGGTAGCCTCAAGAACCACATGGATGGTCACACTGGAaccatagtgttcacatgtgatgagtgtggaaagagtctcacacGCAAAGACACCATTAAGCAACATATGAAGACTCACTCAGGAGAgcgttttagatgca GTGTGATGAAAACAGAGGAGCGTCACTTTGCAGACGCGTGTGCCAGGCAGTTTCTCGATGTCGCTAATCAGTGGGGGATAGCTGACAAAATCAGCACTATTGGAACAGACAGCGCTCCTAATATGATGGCAGCAGGGAGGATACTGCCATTCGAGCATTTGCCCTGTGTTGCGCATGTTGTACAGAGAGCTATTGTAATGTCACTTCGGGAAGGTGGTTTTGATGGTGCACTGGCCAAGTGTTGTAAAGTTGTCGGACATTTCAAACACAGTCCGGCCAACTCGGATGAGCTAAATGTCCAGCAAGCCTCCCTTGGACAAGTTCAGGAGTCACTCGTGCAAGATGTTCCAACACGGTGGAATTCCACCCTTGAGATGATCAAGCGTGTGAGGCGCAACAGAGACGCACTGCACACAACGCTCTCAGCAGAAGCACAATCTGGCCCTCCCAACAAATGCTGA